ATTGTTCAGAAACAGTGTCTCAACGCCGTTTAAAAACTCAGGTATTTCACCGGATAAAGAGTTATGGCTGAGATCGATTGTAGATCCTGGACCGTACGATTCGGGGAATGATGGTGGTGTGATTCCGCCGGAGAAATTGTTCCGTTGGAGATACATTGATGAGAGAGACGGTGAGAATAAGGAGCTGGGTATGGGCCCACTTAATTTGTTCATGCTTAAATCGAGATACACTAAATTTGAGGATGAAATATAAACTGGGCCCCACAGACCGTTACTTGCTAACGACAAATAACGGAGCATAGACGGCGTCGTTTTTGGTAACGATCCAGTTAACATATTGTTACTAAAATCTAAATGAATTAGACTTGATTCATCAGAAAATTCAGGTATGTCACCGGCAAGATTGTTGTATGAAAGAACTAATACTCTCAGTTCCGGTAACTTCGTCGCAAGTGTCGCCGGAATTACGCCGATGAGATTGTTGTGACTGAGATCTAATGTGTGTAGGTTTTTAAGCTCCGAGATTGACTCCGGTATAGCTCCGGTGATTCGGTTGTTAGTGAGTGATAGAACACGGAGGTTTTTTAACCTGCGCCCGAGTTCCGATGGGATGAAACCGGTGACAATTCCAGGATAAAGGATTAATTGAGTCAGCTCAGTGAGCTTGTAGATTCCGTTACCGGAGATAGTGCCGGCGAGTCCAGGTGATTCGGAGAGTCCGGTTCCGAGGAAGAGAGAGGTGACACGTAATTGACCGTTGATGACGGAGCAAGTAACTCCGGCGAAGGAAGAACAAACGGTTTCCGGCGAGGTGAAGTTCCAGGTGGAGAAGAAACCGCCGGTTTTGACGTCAGTGAGTGAAAA
This genomic window from Rutidosis leptorrhynchoides isolate AG116_Rl617_1_P2 chromosome 2, CSIRO_AGI_Rlap_v1, whole genome shotgun sequence contains:
- the LOC139893282 gene encoding uncharacterized protein — protein: MKTCNFLRQLITLLLLPLLISITPTTQQQISTVDINALHQLTFSLTDVKTGGFFSTWNFTSPETVCSSFAGVTCSVINGQLRVTSLFLGTGLSESPGLAGTISGNGIYKLTELTQLILYPGIVTGFIPSELGRRLKNLRVLSLTNNRITGAIPESISELKNLHTLDLSHNNLIGVIPATLATKLPELRVLVLSYNNLAGDIPEFSDESSLIHLDFSNNMLTGSLPKTTPSMLRYLSLASNGLWGPVYISSSNLVYLDLSMNKLSGPIPSSLFSPSLSSMYLQRNNFSGGITPPSFPESYGPGSTIDLSHNSLSGEIPEFLNGVETLFLNNNQFTGKVPENYVGNVFAGTVRTLYLQHNYINCFPMGDRRESVLPDGVALCLSYNCMVPPTVGLTACPASAGGPVSRPFRQCSVFNIGRNSMG